The DNA region CGACCCCCGCTTTGAAACTCCTTGATCACATCTTTTACCCTCAAAGTGCTGTCTGCAAAAGACCCACCAGGAAATTGCTTTAATAAAATCTGCATGCTGTGTGTAgattggaaaaaataaacttcTGTTACATGCATTCTCCATTTGTTTCAAACGTGCACTACTTCAATGCTCATCACTGTTTGTACACACATAAGATCATGCACCTAATCTGGCTTTGGGTCCTGCGGTAGTACAGGGACGAATGTGAGTAGTTATCCGTTCAACCATTATCCTCCCAAAAACTAAGACTAGATACACATTTTAATGAGCCTATGAGGGTAGAGCCTTTTTGTTCCCTCATTAACAGGTTTACGCAATTGTGCATTAGTTCTGACCCCATCTACAGTAACTCGGCACGCACTTAGGGAACACAATGCTGTGTTTTTGAATAAGAACTCCCCTATGCACAATCATTTTGCAACTCCTACTAATGTTAATGCAAAGACTGACAGTGAATGGAAACACGATGTCTTGTTTTTTAGTCTTAAACCATAACCGACTAGGGCCATAATCGACTAGGGCCAGTTACCTGCAAACATTGAAATGATAAATCACAACATATTAGATGGCGGACCCTGAATTCAAATGTTTGGACCCCTACTAAATGCTATGCCCCTCTGGTGTTGCCATGACACAGACCTATTTTGAGAAAAATCCAATAATTCAGAATCTTTTTGAACAGAAGAAATTATCAGGTCAAACATCCTGAACAAGCCACTTAttctccattttctataccacttatctttactagggtcgcaggtgagctgaagcctataccagctgattTTGGAAGAGAAGCAGAGTACGCCCTACAATGGTCagacagggcacatgtagaacaataataaaccattcacactgaggACAATTTGAGAGGCTTCAGTTAAcctaagaaacatgttttgggaatgtgggagaaaacccacacaagaaaacatgcaactcagtccacacaggaagcccTGAGCCTTGATTCGAatcccgaacctcagaactctgaggtgAACGTGCGAACCACTCGCCAACCGTGCCACCTCTCTTCTAACATTTGTCAAATCCATATCAATCACGGGCAATTAAAATTAACTTTGATTGTCTCGCaaaggccggcacggtggaagactgataagaacatctgcctcacagtcctgaggaccgggattcaaatcccggccccgactctgtggactttgcatgttctccccccgtgcctgggtgggttttcgccgggcactccggtttcctcccacatcccaaatacatgcgtggtagggtgattgaagactctaaattgcccataggtgtgaatgtgagtgcgaatggttgtttgtttctatgtgtcctgcgattggctgccgaccggttcagggtgtaccccgcctcccgcccgaagatagctgggataggctccagcagcccgcaaccctagtgaggaaaagcggtaaagaaaatggatagaaaatGTCTCGCAAAGCATTCTCACACAATCAGTGAAACACTTTTTACGGTTAAAAAAATCTGGTAACTGTATACATGTCACTACATGATTAACCTACATACCACAACTTCTAGCTGGTAAAAGACTGAAATAGTGACACTTACATTGCATGTATTTCTGCAGCTGGATAGAATCCACAGGTGTCACAGTACCTTCTGTATCCCAAAAGGAGGCCATGTCTTATCTGAGGGAGGCAGAACACTTCAAAAGATGGAGGACAGAAACTTTACATATGCAGAGAGCCATCAAAGTAAAGACGCGCATTTGTTGTTCGCACAATAAAGCTTTAATTTCCGGGTTTTGTAAGTGACTCCTTAAACTGGTTCCCCTCCATTCCTGAAGCTACACACAAAAGCAGCAATTTGAACACTCCCCTCTTAGTGAAGTCAAAAATCAACCTAGTGAAAGTGTTGCATCAATACATTTGGTTCCCCACAAGGAGACAAACACACTGTCACATTACAAGGCAATTTATCTGTCCATCAAGCGCATGTAAAGTAGTGTAGCATTTAAAATGAGCCCAAACAGACAGACAATGCATGAGAATGAGTAGATTTCGCCACATTTTTTGGACCCCTGATGCTCAGCTCAACCCTTCCAAGCTCCTCACCTCGTCTAAACTCGATGCCCTGATCACGAAGCTCTGTTAAGCGACAGCAGCAGTGTCCACTTGGGTATTAAAGGATGTCAGGGATTAAGCAtggcagcaggaggaggagactGTTACCACATGATGACTGTGAGTGGCAACGCCTCTCAATGTGAAATCAAGCAGATAATGCAACCACACAgaactttttcttttcactgatGGACACATTTATGAATCAAAAATAAACTTGGGTACTACTTTACCAAATTTGCCGAATTCAAGCTACTGACACACTTTATATAATTAGAAATACTAATGTTAATGTAATTTAAAGCTTGACATAAGGGAGGCCTATTGCAAAGCTTTAAAAACATCATTAACATCATCGTGAACAGACAGGAAAATGATCATGTCACAAGCCACAAGAAGAGCTTGCTTATGGCCTGGCGTAGCTTCAAGTCTAAGAACTAAAGACAGATCAAAGTCTCTTCCAAAAACTATTCCCTCACATTCTTTTTTCCGTGAATCTTCTCTGCATCTGCTTTGCGTCTATACTCATTGATCCAGGTTTTATACACTGAATTTTGTTTCATCTCTCTTATTGTATCTCATCAAATTGATTAATAAAGCGTGCAGTaactcattcacacctataaacaatttttagtcttcaattatgAATGTATAAAGGATGTAAAaggaggacccggagaaaacccacggaagcatggggagaacatgcaaactcctcacaggagACCGGAGCCGACATTTGTACCCTGAATTTTGGAATTGTAAGGCAGACATTATATCCACGTAGTCAACCATGCTGCCAATAATGCTTCTATTTCACCTAAATtgaatttataaataaatattgataatCATTAATATTGTTGTggaaagtagtagtagtagtagtagtagtagtagtagaagtattATTAATATGACTTCTACTGTATATATCCAGGGTGGGCAAAGAAGCAAAATCTGTTATTTAATCCAGCCCGTGgaacatttacattatcaagagtcctttcatatttgttgcattaatttagatgttttttcccctgaaaTTGGTTTATTAAacgtatttttcattttgttatttatttattattgatttactgtaaatcatacacaaatattaaatagaGCAATTTTACAAACacagttattatttttaattaaatatttttttattttgaatgaaatcaAAAGATTAGCAAAATAACCAATGTACCTctaaatttaacatttttaatcaaaacaattaattaattgttaatATGCATGAGTAAAAttaacatacatgcatacatcaTGCTTTGATTGTATCAAATAACTGGTTCATTAATTCGAATGAAatcaattataataaaataaaaaacaagagtttcttttaataaaaataaaccattttaccTATCTTACATACacgtataaaaaaaattttaaccttatctacaaatgacctgacCCAGTGCAGTAGTAGCccttactgtatgtgtgtacttTTTTACCCAGTAGGTGGCGATATATGTTAGTTAGGAAATACAGCTGTGGTTCTTGACGCAGTAGAATAAGAATGGCTTAACGCGTACGGAGGTTTCTTATCATTTCCGGTATCAGTCTGAAGCAGGACGACGTTGACAAATTGACATGAAATCCACATTTTCGCGGGGGTCATGTTTGTTAAATATGGCATAATGTATTAGAAATAATATAGATAGCATAACGACGCTGTATTGTATCGCGAGTTACCCCTTGTCATTTTTCACGCGCAAAAGCTAAAGCTAGCATGCGGCGAGCAGCTGGAATACAGTAAAGAGACAGCCGAGCCGCACACACTTTTTAGTCCGAGCTATCGAGTCAGTCATGGCCACTCGGCGTCTGACAGATGCCTTCTTGTTAATGCGGAACAATGCGATCCAAAACCGGCAGATATTGGCTGAGCAAGTGAGTACAAACGACCCCCGTCTGAGTACACGTAGCAATGCTGCGGTGAGTGGTTTGCATCGTTTTGACATtttacttgtgtgtgtttgcatataGCCAGTCTTACTTGTGCTAGCTAGACTAGTGAGTAATGAAGAATGGCTGTCTGTAAATGTAATTAGGGCAGATTTCTGTCATTGTTATTTCGTTGCCACGGCATTTCACCTCAGGACTCGATTCCCAGTTAAAGCTAATAAGTGTTACTTAGAAGCAAACAAAGGTTATGTTTAGCCTACAAAAGACTGTATTCAGCAAATATCGGTAGCTACGTTGAGGTAAAGCATGTGAAGACACGTTTATACAGTCTGTACCGTGGCTTTCGAGTCAGCTAAGAAATCAAGTATAGCAAGGATGGGGaaccttttctctttttttttttaattaaaaaaaaaaaatctaaatgtgtATGCAGGGTGTCTACAGAGTCgctacaattaaaacaaataaatgatcagATTGGTTCTATATACACtcagtgtttttaattaatgactGCATTTAATATGGCTAAGAttagggatgttcgataccactttttaCAGACAAATACCAGTAAGAGTATTCCCGCTTAAAAACTCACCTATACGATACCAAGTACCAATACCACTGGTCCTTTTGATGTatacaatttcaattaacacagtgacagataattgtgaacataGACCTTTCTTTTTGACGCATGTTGATTCgccgatgtgtcaaaccgccgcagtgtagtgccaactactgGGGAGGAGGACTGctaaatgtcagatttttttgctttaaatatcggtggctggtatcttCACTAGTACCTGACACATTGAAATAAGCCCGGTATAACCCGCTACTGATTCTTGTTGTTTGTACTCGCTCATTACTAGTCATGGTGTTGCGTATTGCACAAAAACAGGGGTCATCAACGACCTGAAAAGGTCACTGGTTCATTACAGCTAAAATCaccttccaaaataaattttGCCTTCACCTTTCAGGTTTGCTTCAAATTTTGAGGTGTGATGGGCTTGTGCCCAGTTCAGGGCCCACCACCTCCCCCACCTGTATCCCccagagtcagctaggataggctccaactcgcTTGCAATCcaagagaggataagcggtatggaaaatggatggatggttaaaaatggaaggaaaagaccaaaatacaaaaaattttGGTCTAAATCTCTTCATTACAGAGGGATAGGCTAGCAGACTTTCAGTCTAATTAGAGCTTTCTCTCGGCTTTAAACAGCTACTGGATATCTTGGAAAAAACACCACTACAGCAAAGCGGCCGAACGCGACTGAACTATCACGCGGTATGTGGTGTTATGCTGAAATCGAGTACCGTCTTGATGTCTCAGTGCATATTAATCGTACACTAGATGTATtaaatgaggcaaaaaaaaagaataatcctCCTTTTGTAATCATTTCCAAATATTTGTCTATTCAGTTGCTGttgtaatacatttgttaaatacTGAAGCGTGTGGACACCCTGTAGATTATGAGCATTTGtggatttgtatttaatttttatttgcttttataaCAACTGGCGGATCGGCTCAAATGCTACATTTCTGGCTGAAGGTTCCCTAACCTTTTATGGGAAGTGTGTAGCTCCTAGAAAGCAGATTTGCACTATAAGTTCATCATGTAAAGCATGTTCCCAAAGACACAGGCCAAGAGGTAAATGTTGTTCACCCAGAGTTGAGTGTGTTTATCGTGGCAACTGCACTGATGAGCATGAAAACTTTTCCCTAGTGTTTTTCACACTGGAAAAATGAGGAGACCACAAAAAGGCTCTTTATCTTCATTATTGATGTATTCCTGGTTGTCGAGGTTAATATCGGGTCCTGTACATACAAACTGCCCGGCTAAACTTGATGTCTTGTTTTGTGCCTGTCTAGTCTGCTCCTGCTGTTGTCTGTATGTGTCGTAAACTTTGGCTCTTCTAAATGTATCACTGTAAAGAAACCAATCACAGTCAAGTGACACagtcaacaatcttggctaaaatactttttgttttctgtctaaCTACCTGCTTTGTGCCCTTTCTGTCataataaaatatcaatttgaGTTAATTTTATGGTACAAAACAAGGCTTTTGCTGTGCTTTTCTTCAAGCTTTGActgaaacaaatacagtggaacctttaaCTAAACTAATctgatttgttcatatttttaagctcttgtattgaaagtgtaaaaagaagtcaacCAAGTTCATATTGAAACTTAATACATGTCTTAAATGTACTGATAAATGAATAACACCTAATGCAAATCTCCCTGCTtctgaaaatgtcattaatctccCTTTTAGACAACAGTTTTAATCACACCTTAAGCTGCGTTTTCATTTCAATATCAAAATTATTGTCTTATCCATATTAGACTGACCACTCAGATCTGGCTCATGCAAATTTTTCATTTGGCTGTAAGTTCTTTATTCAGTTCTATGGTTACCATACGACTACATTTGTCCTCTTTATCTTGCCTCGTCCAGTACTCCTTTCTTGTGCTTACATTTGGAAATGCAAAGGCTCAACGGAgcatattactttttttgtccaatttttagccttatttttcccaaaacgtttgtttgattttaaggATGTTTAAATGTTAtagttccactgtatattagtACATAATATGATCATACGTTAAACACACGGCCACagtttatatatactgtataaaaactcTTTATAGGATTATAAAGTAATTATTGGTGGACTTTGTAACACTTGCTTGGTAATCATTGCTACAACTTTTGGGGCTCACTTCTGTTCTGCTTCTGTCCTCctctccttttcctcctctgCTATTGGATGGAACCACActgctatctgccaaactgtagGAGCTTGATGAGGTACTACTGTTGTGTTTCCTGGTACAATTCTCCTTGGTACTAAGAGTGGTGCACTAAATCTACCTGTAATTATATAAAGTGCTAACAGAAGTGTCTTGTTTTCAAGTTGGCTGACGATCGGATGGCGTTGGTGTCAGGAATCAGTCTGGATCCTGAAGCGGCTATCGGCGTCACCAGGAAGTTGCCTCCCAAATGGATAGAGGGCATCGATGAGGTAACCTGGACGAGAAACTTCCAAAACTCTTCCATATCATGTCTTACACCGCTAACGCTCCACTTTGGATACCTTTCAGATTCAGTATCAAATCTCACGGGTTCGTCAGAAGATGAAGGACCTGGCTTTGCTTCACGACAAGCATATGAATCGACCCACACTGGATGACAGTAGTGAAGAAGAGCATGCCATAGAAATCACAACACAGGAGATCACACAGGTATGCGCAGTAGGTGTGGCACGATTCATTACTTATATTGATGTATCAatttatattcctacgatccaaGTGGCTCGATCTGTCCTTGGCTAGTTAGCGTTCCGTGCgaaaatatattgatttaaatcattttaaaaggtaatcaatagATTGTATCGCTACTAGGAACTAAAGCATTAGATTTAAGCACGGCAGACTTTATAtggatgtgcgtgtgtgtttttttagtaCATTTAATGATAAAGCCATTAATTGATTTTAAGTTTTCCTGTCGGTGACGTCGCAGGGGATCATGGGAGTATCAGTGTAGTTTTTTTCTGGTGCTATTGAATGGGCCGGTTTGAGAAGAAAACCACATCTCCCATGATCCCTTGCCAAGTACGCAGGAGATCATGGGAGATAAACATGCACAGTGCAGGAAATTTCATGTCGCATTGAGCAGAGCGCTAAACTAGTGGAATATGATGCGAAGCTTAAATCTGAAATATGGATGTATTTTTGTAGTAAACAAAAAGGATCAAGGCTAAAACATGACGGACATACAAAAAACTGTTTGCTGATCCCGGTTGACTACAAGCCGGCGAATACAAGTAATATGAGAACTTGAAGCCACTAAGTTGATGTACAATCACTGGGAACCAAGAAGCAAGCGAGGCAAACATCAATTTGTGCAACATTGCAAGCAGGTTTTCCTCATGACAGAACATGAACACGCTTGAGACAAGGTACAAAATTCCATcacgaacatccatccattttctgaaccgcttatcctcacaagggtcgcgggagtgcgggagccaatcccagctatcatcgggcaggaggcagggtacaccctgaactggttgccagccaatcgcagggcacatagaaacaaacaaccattcgcactcacattcacacctacaggcaattttgagtcttcaatcaacctatcatgcatgtttttgggatgtgggaggaaaccggagtgaccagagaaaacccacggggagaacatacaaactccacacaggtggggccagggattgaaccccggacctcagaactgtgaggcagacgctctaaccagtcgcccaccatgccgcctatcACGTACATACTTCAGCAAAACGCTAACGACGACACAAGCTACTCAGAGCTACGTAACCACTACTGGGTAGTAATAAGTATGATTAGAACATCTGAacattatgtattttgtgttaaatTACAATCAGTGTGTTTATTCTTAACATATCTATTCTATGTTGAAGAACAACATCAGAAGTAGCCGTTAAACCTGCTGTTAATCCTACCTGAACagatgtaacttttttttttgttttttttttttttataaatagtgTCAATGCATTTTTCATTAGTTTTTTATTGTATAGCCATAATTCATTTTACCTGatacatttaaaagaaacaaaaataattttgaaaagttTAACCAGCATTGTCCAGTATCCAGGTATTTTCTCCCCACTCACACTGGTTTAATTTTTGGCTAAAGAGTTACTGACTCAATTTCCAAACACTGAATTGTTTCGTATTGTATCGTTCTAAATGAACCGATATTGTCCTTGAATCGAAACATGATACGAATCAAATCtctcccaaaataaatcattacacccctattaaatatgtattgaatggctatttttaaaaaatgtgttttcttataTGCACATTGTTCTTAAcctctataaaagtgggttgcGACTTGGCGACAATGGGAAAATGCAGGTCCAGGAGACAATAGTTGGGAACCACTTCTCTAGTAGTGTTTCCCAACTGCTGTGCCGctgcacattagtgtgccatctGAGATTTTATTAGGTGTACTGACTCCCGTTCAACacgagtttaaatgtgattggttaattttgaacagccacatcccagttatgagGGCGTGTCCACTTGTGcagccacattatttcagttgcttATTTGTACTTCCtgccctgcaattagctggcgaccatttcagggtgtaccctgcctctcacccagagtcagctgagataggcgccagcgcgCCCAcaatcctagtgaggattagcgctacggaaaatggatggatggatggatggattttacctCCATAGGGCCCTCTCAAAGATTGTTTAAgaaattgagttgtacaagttcTAGGTCACGTAAATAGTGGAAAGTTTTAGAATGATTTGTGTTGGTCTAATGTTTTTTATCACAAACCTCGCATTTGAACGGGGTGTTtcgactttttatagccactgtacctatgccagcgacatatagtgacaggcagaatgaTTAAATGCGCTTCCGCTAGGTGACAGAAAgtgcaattaacctgtgtagccACCTCTTGCCTTTCATACAATGGAATtcatagctttgtgttcaactacacATGCCCCGAATTCACACAAttacatttgtgaataaattgagatgagcGCGTCATTATTTCAGCATGCGGTATAGtttttatttggtggtgtgccatgagatttttattATGTAAAATAATCTCTTGACTCAAAGTTTGGGAAACGCAGGTCTATCCTGATGTCTACAGTCAAAATGCTCACGGTTCCTCTCCTCCTCTGTGTCGAGTACAGATCTTCCACCGATGTCAGCGAGCCGTAACGGCCCTGCAGTCGCGCTGCGGCCACTGCACCGAGCAGGAGCAGAGACTACTGAGAAACGTGGTCTCGTCACTGGCGCAGAGTCTGCAGGAGCTGTCCATCA from Phycodurus eques isolate BA_2022a chromosome 10, UOR_Pequ_1.1, whole genome shotgun sequence includes:
- the stx16 gene encoding syntaxin-16 isoform X2 — translated: MATRRLTDAFLLMRNNAIQNRQILAEQVSTNDPRLSTRSNAALADDRMALVSGISLDPEAAIGVTRKLPPKWIEGIDEIQYQISRVRQKMKDLALLHDKHMNRPTLDDSSEEEHAIEITTQEITQIFHRCQRAVTALQSRCGHCTEQEQRLLRNVVSSLAQSLQELSINFRHTQSSYLKRMKNREERSKHFFDSGPLMEEDEELAVYDKGFTDDQLMLVEQNTVMVEEREREIRQIVQSISDLNEIFRDLAGMVVEQGTVLDRIDFNVEQACVKTDDGLKQLQKAEQYQKKNRKMLVILILFVIVIILIIILFSTKF
- the stx16 gene encoding syntaxin-16 isoform X1, which produces MATRRLTDAFLLMRNNAIQNRQILAEQVSTNDPRLSTRSNAAELDELADDRMALVSGISLDPEAAIGVTRKLPPKWIEGIDEIQYQISRVRQKMKDLALLHDKHMNRPTLDDSSEEEHAIEITTQEITQIFHRCQRAVTALQSRCGHCTEQEQRLLRNVVSSLAQSLQELSINFRHTQSSYLKRMKNREERSKHFFDSGPLMEEDEELAVYDKGFTDDQLMLVEQNTVMVEEREREIRQIVQSISDLNEIFRDLAGMVVEQGTVLDRIDFNVEQACVKTDDGLKQLQKAEQYQKKNRKMLVILILFVIVIILIIILFSTKF
- the stx16 gene encoding syntaxin-16 isoform X3 translates to MATRRLTDAFLLMRNNAIQNRQILAEQLADDRMALVSGISLDPEAAIGVTRKLPPKWIEGIDEIQYQISRVRQKMKDLALLHDKHMNRPTLDDSSEEEHAIEITTQEITQIFHRCQRAVTALQSRCGHCTEQEQRLLRNVVSSLAQSLQELSINFRHTQSSYLKRMKNREERSKHFFDSGPLMEEDEELAVYDKGFTDDQLMLVEQNTVMVEEREREIRQIVQSISDLNEIFRDLAGMVVEQGTVLDRIDFNVEQACVKTDDGLKQLQKAEQYQKKNRKMLVILILFVIVIILIIILFSTKF